Proteins encoded within one genomic window of Guyparkeria hydrothermalis:
- a CDS encoding YcgN family cysteine cluster protein — MSHDSPPFWRRKRLSDMTPAEWESLCDGCAKCCLEKVEDEEGDVYYTDVACHLLDAGTCQCTDYLNRQTRVPGCVWLKPEDLDEFDWLPSTCAYRRIAEGRDLPSWHPLVTGDSSSTVRSGHSVAGRAVIAASADRESIDWEAHVVDWPLEESD; from the coding sequence ATGAGCCACGACAGCCCGCCTTTCTGGCGCAGAAAGCGCCTGAGCGACATGACGCCCGCCGAGTGGGAATCGCTCTGCGACGGCTGTGCCAAGTGCTGTCTGGAGAAGGTCGAGGACGAGGAGGGCGACGTCTACTACACGGACGTCGCCTGCCATCTGCTGGATGCCGGCACCTGCCAGTGCACGGATTATCTCAACCGGCAGACGCGGGTGCCCGGCTGCGTCTGGCTCAAGCCCGAGGACCTCGACGAGTTCGACTGGTTGCCGTCGACCTGCGCCTATCGTCGCATTGCCGAGGGGCGCGATCTGCCGTCGTGGCACCCGCTGGTCACGGGCGATTCGTCGAGCACGGTCAGAAGCGGCCACTCGGTCGCCGGTCGGGCGGTGATCGCCGCCAGTGCCGACCGGGAATCGATCGACTGGGAAGCACATGTCGTCGACTGGCCGCTCGAGGAAAGCGACTGA
- a CDS encoding DUF1841 family protein, protein MYSSDRRKMRQPFIDAWAKGKQKKPLAPIEQMIFEVVRDHPEYHSLLDQPEFALEADWPPEMGVTNPFLHMSMHLSLREMVQTDRPAGIRSVHAELSLKKGDPLEAEHEMIDCLGEALWQAQQNGGPPDENALMQCLKDKLKR, encoded by the coding sequence ATGTACTCAAGCGACCGCCGCAAGATGCGCCAGCCCTTTATCGACGCCTGGGCAAAAGGCAAGCAGAAAAAGCCGCTTGCCCCGATCGAACAGATGATCTTCGAGGTGGTGCGCGACCATCCCGAGTACCACTCGCTGCTCGACCAGCCGGAGTTCGCCCTCGAGGCCGACTGGCCGCCGGAAATGGGCGTGACCAACCCGTTCCTGCACATGAGCATGCATCTGTCCCTGCGCGAGATGGTGCAGACGGACCGCCCGGCAGGGATCCGCTCGGTGCATGCGGAGCTTTCGCTCAAGAAGGGCGACCCGCTGGAGGCCGAGCACGAAATGATCGACTGCCTCGGCGAGGCACTCTGGCAGGCTCAGCAGAATGGCGGCCCGCCCGACGAGAACGCCCTGATGCAGTGCCTGAAGGACAAGCTCAAGCGGTGA
- the nth gene encoding endonuclease III — translation MNPRTRREMFARFQRQLPEPTTELEYSTPFELLVAVVLSAQATDAGVNKATRPLFQRANTPRGILDLGLDELTEAIRTIGLYKTKAKNVYALSRQLIEKHDGEVPADREALEALPGVGRKTANVVLNTVFRQPTMAVDTHIFRVANRTGLAKGKTVRAVEERLLKVIPKEYRLDAHHWLILHGRYVCKARKPDCGACIVCDLCDFSDKTEECSPELIARYATEET, via the coding sequence ATGAACCCCCGCACCCGACGCGAGATGTTCGCGCGCTTCCAGCGCCAGCTTCCCGAGCCCACCACGGAGCTCGAGTACTCGACCCCATTCGAGCTACTCGTCGCCGTGGTGCTCTCCGCTCAGGCGACCGACGCGGGCGTGAACAAGGCGACCCGCCCGCTGTTCCAACGGGCAAACACGCCTCGGGGCATCCTGGACCTGGGCCTCGACGAACTGACCGAGGCAATCCGCACCATCGGCCTGTACAAGACCAAGGCGAAGAACGTCTACGCACTCTCCCGCCAGCTGATCGAGAAACACGACGGTGAGGTGCCGGCCGACCGCGAAGCCCTGGAGGCCCTGCCCGGGGTGGGCCGCAAGACCGCCAACGTGGTGCTGAACACCGTCTTCCGTCAGCCGACCATGGCGGTCGACACGCACATCTTCCGGGTGGCCAACCGCACGGGACTGGCAAAGGGCAAAACGGTGCGTGCCGTGGAGGAACGCCTGCTGAAGGTGATCCCGAAGGAATACCGCCTCGATGCCCACCACTGGCTGATCCTGCACGGTCGCTACGTCTGCAAGGCGCGCAAGCCGGACTGCGGCGCCTGCATCGTCTGCGACCTGTGCGACTTTTCCGACAAGACCGAGGAATGCAGCCCGGAGCTGATCGCCCGTTACGCTACCGAAGAGACCTGA
- a CDS encoding O-succinylhomoserine sulfhydrylase, translating into MTDSNRRFENDWSLATQAIRTGHHPTPEREHGEPIFTTSSFTFESAEQAAARFAGDEPGNIYARFTNPTTRIFEERLAVMEGGEDCVATASGMSAILSTVMALCEAGDEVVIARQVFGTTKVLFDKYMAKFGLVVRWVNLTDWSQWEEAVGERTRMLFIETPSNPLTEVADISRLAKLAHGHDAALVVDNCFCTPALQRPLSLGADIVIHSATKFLDGQGRAIGGAVVGDAERVGKEVRGFLRTCGPTMAPFNAWIFAKGLETLNLRMEAHSRHAREVADWLVAHHNVARVHFPGLPDHPQADIIAAQQTGPGAIVSFVVDGGRQAAWNVINGTRMLSITANLGDTKTTITHPASTTHGRLSPEARAEAGIDEGLVRLSVGLEDPQDIIADLARGLGEQID; encoded by the coding sequence ATGACCGATTCGAACCGCCGTTTTGAAAACGACTGGTCGCTCGCGACCCAGGCCATCCGCACGGGCCACCACCCGACGCCCGAGCGTGAGCACGGCGAGCCGATCTTCACCACTTCGAGCTTCACGTTCGAGTCGGCCGAGCAGGCCGCCGCCCGCTTCGCCGGCGACGAGCCGGGCAACATCTACGCGCGGTTCACCAACCCGACCACGCGCATCTTCGAGGAGCGGCTCGCCGTGATGGAAGGCGGCGAGGACTGCGTTGCCACCGCCTCGGGCATGTCGGCCATCCTGTCGACCGTCATGGCCCTGTGCGAGGCCGGCGACGAGGTCGTGATCGCCCGGCAGGTGTTCGGTACCACCAAGGTGCTGTTCGACAAGTACATGGCCAAGTTCGGCTTGGTGGTCCGCTGGGTGAACCTGACCGACTGGTCACAGTGGGAGGAGGCCGTCGGTGAGCGCACACGGATGCTGTTCATCGAGACGCCATCGAATCCGCTGACCGAGGTCGCGGACATCAGCCGGCTGGCCAAACTGGCCCACGGGCACGATGCCGCGCTGGTGGTCGACAACTGCTTCTGCACCCCGGCACTGCAGCGGCCGCTGAGCCTGGGCGCGGACATCGTCATCCACTCGGCGACCAAGTTCCTCGACGGTCAGGGTCGGGCAATCGGCGGGGCGGTAGTCGGTGACGCCGAGCGCGTCGGCAAGGAAGTGCGCGGTTTCCTGCGCACCTGCGGCCCGACGATGGCGCCGTTCAACGCCTGGATCTTCGCCAAGGGCCTGGAGACGCTCAACCTGCGCATGGAGGCGCACAGCCGCCACGCCCGCGAGGTGGCCGACTGGCTGGTCGCCCATCACAACGTCGCCCGGGTGCATTTCCCGGGACTGCCCGACCATCCTCAGGCAGACATCATTGCCGCGCAACAGACCGGCCCGGGTGCGATTGTCTCCTTCGTGGTCGATGGTGGCCGCCAGGCGGCGTGGAACGTGATCAACGGCACCCGGATGCTCTCGATCACCGCCAATCTCGGCGATACCAAGACCACCATCACCCATCCGGCCAGCACCACGCACGGCCGGTTGTCGCCGGAGGCGCGTGCCGAGGCAGGCATCGACGAGGGCCTGGTGCGGTTGTCTGTCGGACTCGAGGACCCGCAGGACATCATCGCCGATCTGGCTCGCGGGCTGGGCGAGCAGATCGACTGA
- a CDS encoding YihY/virulence factor BrkB family protein, with amino-acid sequence MTPLKPSEWIRPLKRWIWHDRPTGRLSQFVQRLTRAFLNVMSSASRGDLQLNAMSLSYTTLLSMVPLLAVTFSVLKAFGSASVIEPFLLSLLAPLGDAADELTLRILSFVDNIRVGVLGAVGVALLFYTVIALMQKIERVFNRIWHVHQMRSMSARFANYLSVLMVGPVLVIAAGSLTATLLAAPVIRDFAALSILATMLKWLGYLVPLAIWTGAFAFLYLFIPNTRVKASAALVGGLVAAVLWNLLGLVFGGLIAGSTSYTAVYSAFASLVLFLVWLQIAWMIVLIGAGISYGWQHSDRLSLGDEEGTHPSQRLAAAIVLLDEIERRFEAGQLPPDRDQLAERVGRYRVLAEVWIDPLLEKLVEAELLRVTESDDATCFLPARPGSAISLEEIENAIEGHAPELPAALLREIPALARFGEHHREWQAELGRTSLSARDQSEASSDDAPRQ; translated from the coding sequence ATGACGCCTCTGAAACCGTCAGAATGGATCCGACCACTCAAGCGCTGGATCTGGCACGACCGACCAACCGGCCGCCTCTCCCAGTTTGTCCAGCGCCTGACGCGGGCGTTCCTCAACGTGATGTCCTCGGCATCCCGCGGCGACCTGCAACTCAACGCCATGAGCCTGTCGTACACCACGCTCCTGTCGATGGTGCCGTTGCTTGCCGTCACGTTCTCGGTGCTCAAGGCGTTCGGGTCGGCATCCGTGATCGAGCCGTTCCTGCTCTCGCTGCTAGCCCCGCTGGGTGATGCCGCCGACGAGCTGACACTGCGGATTCTCAGTTTCGTCGACAACATCCGCGTCGGCGTATTGGGTGCGGTAGGCGTCGCGCTGCTCTTCTACACCGTCATCGCCCTGATGCAGAAGATCGAGCGGGTCTTCAACCGCATCTGGCATGTGCACCAGATGCGCTCGATGTCGGCACGTTTCGCCAACTACCTCTCGGTACTGATGGTCGGCCCGGTACTGGTGATCGCTGCCGGCAGTCTCACGGCCACCCTGCTCGCCGCACCAGTGATCCGCGACTTCGCCGCGCTGTCGATCCTGGCGACCATGCTCAAGTGGCTTGGCTACCTGGTGCCACTGGCGATCTGGACCGGGGCGTTCGCCTTCCTCTACCTGTTCATCCCGAATACGCGGGTAAAGGCGAGCGCCGCCCTGGTCGGCGGTCTGGTCGCCGCGGTGCTCTGGAACCTGCTGGGACTGGTATTCGGCGGGCTGATCGCGGGATCGACCAGCTACACGGCCGTGTACTCGGCATTCGCCTCGCTGGTGCTGTTCCTGGTCTGGCTGCAGATCGCCTGGATGATCGTGCTGATCGGCGCCGGCATCAGCTATGGCTGGCAGCACAGCGACCGTCTGAGCCTGGGTGACGAGGAAGGCACCCATCCCAGCCAGCGCCTCGCGGCCGCCATCGTGTTGCTCGACGAGATCGAACGACGCTTCGAGGCCGGTCAGCTGCCCCCGGATCGGGACCAGCTGGCCGAGCGCGTCGGTCGATACCGGGTGCTGGCCGAGGTGTGGATCGACCCGCTACTGGAAAAACTGGTGGAAGCGGAATTGCTGCGCGTGACCGAATCGGACGACGCAACCTGCTTCCTGCCGGCACGGCCGGGATCGGCCATCAGCCTCGAAGAAATCGAGAACGCCATCGAGGGGCATGCACCGGAACTGCCGGCTGCCTTGCTCAGGGAAATCCCCGCGCTGGCACGCTTCGGCGAACACCATCGGGAATGGCAGGCGGAACTGGGCCGGACCTCGCTGTCGGCGCGGGATCAATCCGAGGCGTCTTCCGACGACGCGCCGCGCCAGTAG
- the thiD gene encoding bifunctional hydroxymethylpyrimidine kinase/phosphomethylpyrimidine kinase, whose amino-acid sequence METRQTLNDLPEVPVVLAIAGHDPSGGAGIHADIEAIVSQGVHPATAITALTVQDTVNVHGFVPSDPKLVIDQSLAVLNDMPVGAIKIGMLGTVELVEAVATVLARHPEIPVVLDPVLVAGGGGSLGDNAVAAAIAEHLFPRATIATPNAHEGRVLAPEGRDLQERGAILSALGAEYVLLKGGDEPGEKVENWLFGVDPARRFVYERLAGKYHGSGCTLSSAIAGLIAQGSDPVNAVHEGLEYTHQTLMYAAAIGRGQLVPHRLFWADDEGGADMNDEPPGSSRVH is encoded by the coding sequence ATGGAAACGAGACAGACGCTCAACGACCTCCCCGAGGTTCCGGTGGTCCTGGCAATTGCCGGCCACGACCCGAGCGGCGGGGCGGGCATCCACGCGGACATCGAGGCGATCGTCAGCCAGGGCGTGCATCCGGCCACGGCGATCACGGCGCTTACCGTGCAGGACACGGTCAACGTGCACGGCTTCGTGCCCAGCGATCCCAAGCTGGTGATCGACCAGTCGCTTGCGGTGCTCAATGACATGCCGGTCGGAGCGATCAAGATCGGCATGCTCGGCACCGTCGAACTGGTGGAAGCGGTCGCCACCGTGCTGGCGCGTCACCCGGAAATCCCGGTGGTGCTCGACCCGGTGCTCGTGGCCGGTGGGGGCGGCTCGCTGGGCGACAATGCCGTTGCCGCGGCGATTGCCGAACACCTGTTCCCACGCGCCACGATCGCCACCCCCAATGCCCACGAAGGCCGGGTGCTGGCGCCGGAGGGTCGCGATTTGCAGGAGCGCGGCGCCATCCTCTCCGCGCTCGGTGCCGAATACGTGCTCCTCAAGGGTGGCGACGAGCCGGGCGAGAAGGTCGAGAACTGGCTGTTCGGAGTCGATCCGGCACGCCGCTTCGTCTACGAGCGACTGGCCGGCAAGTACCACGGCTCGGGTTGCACTCTCTCCTCGGCGATCGCCGGGCTGATCGCACAGGGCAGTGACCCGGTAAATGCCGTGCATGAGGGCCTGGAATACACGCACCAGACCCTGATGTACGCGGCGGCCATCGGCCGCGGCCAACTGGTGCCGCACCGGCTGTTCTGGGCCGACGACGAGGGTGGCGCCGACATGAACGACGAGCCCCCGGGCTCCTCGCGAGTACACTGA
- the gltX gene encoding glutamate--tRNA ligase, giving the protein MTVRTRFAPSPTGYLHIGGARTALFSYLFARRHGGEFVLRVEDTDRERSTAESVNAILEGMTWLGLDYDEGPFYQTERMERYREVIDRLLAEDKAYYCYATREELDELREQQMKRGEKPRYDRRYRDFTGTPPAGVKPVVRFKNPLDGLVVVEDAIRGRVTFRNDELDDLIIARGDGSPTYNLTVVVDDMDMQITHVVRGDDHLNNTPRQINLYRALGVEPPSFAHLPMIHGPDGAKLSKRHGAVSVVQYRHDGFLPEALLNYLVRLGWSHGDEEIFSRAELVQLFDIKDVNHSASSINPEKLRWLNQHYMRELPVAEVASELRWHLGQLGIDPDEHGPKPAAIVPAYVDRVHTLVEMAEEATPFYQDAVEPDPKALEKLDASAAMVVDALIVALDDDAVWESSDTLESAVKGVAKTLDLKLGKVGPVLRLALLGHTSSPSFGVILQLMGRMRSIQRLNAFRDRIGA; this is encoded by the coding sequence ATGACCGTTCGCACCCGTTTCGCTCCGTCGCCCACCGGCTATCTGCACATTGGCGGCGCCCGTACGGCCCTGTTCAGCTACCTGTTCGCCCGCCGCCACGGCGGCGAATTCGTGCTGCGGGTGGAGGACACCGACCGCGAACGCTCCACGGCCGAATCGGTCAACGCCATTCTCGAGGGCATGACCTGGCTTGGGCTGGACTACGACGAGGGGCCGTTCTACCAGACCGAACGGATGGAACGGTACCGCGAGGTGATCGACCGGCTGCTCGCCGAGGACAAGGCCTACTACTGCTACGCCACGCGCGAGGAGCTCGACGAACTGCGCGAGCAGCAGATGAAGCGCGGCGAGAAGCCGCGTTACGACCGGCGCTATCGTGACTTTACTGGCACGCCGCCGGCGGGCGTCAAGCCGGTGGTGCGCTTCAAGAACCCGCTCGACGGGCTGGTGGTGGTCGAGGACGCCATTCGCGGGCGCGTCACGTTCCGCAACGACGAGCTCGACGACCTGATCATTGCCCGCGGCGACGGCAGCCCGACCTACAACCTAACCGTGGTGGTCGACGACATGGACATGCAGATCACGCATGTCGTGCGCGGCGACGACCACCTCAACAACACCCCGCGCCAGATCAACCTCTACCGGGCGCTGGGCGTCGAGCCGCCATCGTTTGCGCACCTGCCCATGATCCACGGTCCGGACGGTGCCAAGCTTTCCAAGCGTCACGGCGCGGTCAGCGTGGTGCAGTACCGTCACGACGGTTTCCTGCCCGAGGCGCTACTCAACTACCTGGTGCGCCTCGGCTGGTCGCACGGCGACGAGGAGATCTTCTCGCGCGCCGAGCTGGTCCAGCTGTTCGATATCAAGGACGTCAACCACTCGGCGTCGAGCATCAACCCGGAGAAGCTGCGTTGGCTCAACCAGCACTACATGCGCGAGCTTCCGGTCGCCGAGGTTGCCTCCGAGCTGCGCTGGCATCTCGGCCAGCTGGGGATCGATCCCGACGAGCACGGCCCGAAGCCGGCGGCGATCGTGCCGGCCTACGTCGATCGGGTGCACACGCTGGTGGAGATGGCCGAGGAGGCCACTCCGTTCTACCAGGATGCCGTCGAACCCGACCCGAAGGCGCTGGAGAAACTCGACGCCTCGGCGGCGATGGTGGTCGACGCGTTGATCGTCGCGCTCGATGATGACGCCGTATGGGAAAGCAGCGATACGCTCGAATCCGCGGTCAAGGGCGTCGCCAAGACGCTCGACCTTAAGCTGGGCAAGGTTGGCCCCGTGTTGCGACTCGCGTTGCTGGGGCACACTTCCTCTCCCAGTTTCGGCGTGATCCTCCAGCTGATGGGACGCATGCGCAGTATCCAGCGTCTCAACGCCTTCCGGGACCGGATCGGCGCCTGA
- a CDS encoding ArnT family glycosyltransferase → MSVNGLWYRVLEWGWLPLFVLLVAVSLLTRPLMPIDETRYLGVAWEMWHSGSWIVPLLNGEPYSHKPPLLFWLIHAGWAAFGVNEITPRLLGPLFAFGSLFLIRAVASRLFPERPIRAALAPWVLLGTIYWLGFATMVMFDQLVVFFVLLGVFGLLEVGRGRRRGWVWLFLGTAFGTLAKGPFALIYLVPLTVAAPWWAGVGLSWAWFVRAGLVGFLGSCVALLWALWAANLGGPEYAESILWGQMAGRAVNAFDHAQPIYYYLWVLPLLFLPWSLLLGRVHLVIARRSADGRHLIWLLIAWVGAPFLLLSLASGKLPHYLLPMIPALAVMVTVLLDDAIDSDRLLRLRSAALLWIGVGLALAVLPWISGHVLFEMLPGWVAGLGAAMMAMGGWLWRARRADRQVVALSTATVIGLLLGHLAMAPLRPAFDLQPFAVQIGEWQHAGRPIAFIGKYRDEFHFHGRLKRPVVVLGNEAAVRDFCAGSPKGLVVERWRGSVPAEAIASTRFRSKYDVAFPCSALMAAEGMP, encoded by the coding sequence ATGTCGGTAAACGGCCTCTGGTATCGAGTGCTTGAGTGGGGCTGGTTGCCGCTGTTCGTGCTGCTGGTGGCGGTCTCGCTGCTGACGCGGCCACTGATGCCCATCGACGAAACACGCTATCTCGGTGTGGCCTGGGAGATGTGGCACTCGGGGTCGTGGATCGTGCCGTTGCTGAACGGTGAGCCCTACAGCCACAAGCCGCCGCTACTGTTCTGGCTGATCCATGCCGGTTGGGCGGCGTTCGGCGTCAACGAGATCACTCCGCGTCTGTTAGGCCCGCTCTTCGCCTTCGGCAGCCTGTTCCTGATCCGCGCGGTGGCCAGTCGGCTATTTCCCGAGCGACCGATTCGCGCCGCGTTGGCGCCCTGGGTGCTGCTGGGCACGATCTACTGGCTGGGATTCGCCACCATGGTGATGTTCGATCAGCTGGTGGTGTTCTTCGTCCTGCTGGGCGTGTTCGGTCTGCTGGAAGTGGGGCGAGGCCGGCGACGCGGTTGGGTGTGGCTGTTTCTCGGTACTGCGTTCGGCACGCTCGCCAAGGGGCCGTTCGCCTTGATCTACCTGGTGCCGTTGACGGTCGCGGCACCGTGGTGGGCCGGTGTGGGCTTGTCGTGGGCGTGGTTCGTCCGGGCGGGGCTGGTCGGTTTTCTTGGCTCCTGCGTCGCGTTGCTCTGGGCGCTCTGGGCGGCGAACCTCGGCGGGCCCGAATACGCCGAGTCGATCCTGTGGGGGCAGATGGCCGGCCGCGCCGTCAACGCCTTCGACCACGCGCAGCCGATCTATTACTACCTCTGGGTGTTGCCGCTGCTGTTCCTGCCTTGGAGCCTTCTGCTCGGCCGGGTTCATCTCGTTATCGCCCGGCGCTCTGCAGATGGCAGGCACCTGATATGGCTGTTGATTGCCTGGGTCGGGGCACCGTTCCTGCTGCTGTCGCTCGCCTCGGGCAAGCTGCCCCATTACCTCCTGCCGATGATTCCGGCGCTTGCCGTGATGGTCACCGTCCTGCTGGACGATGCGATCGATTCGGACCGTCTCCTTCGGCTGCGCTCGGCCGCGCTGTTGTGGATCGGGGTCGGCCTGGCCCTGGCCGTTCTGCCCTGGATCAGCGGTCATGTGTTGTTCGAGATGCTGCCGGGTTGGGTTGCCGGCCTCGGTGCCGCCATGATGGCGATGGGCGGATGGTTATGGCGCGCCCGCCGTGCGGACCGGCAGGTGGTCGCCTTGTCGACGGCCACCGTGATCGGGCTCCTGCTCGGTCATCTGGCAATGGCACCGCTGCGGCCGGCCTTCGACCTGCAGCCGTTCGCCGTGCAGATAGGCGAGTGGCAGCACGCCGGCCGGCCGATCGCCTTCATCGGCAAGTACCGTGACGAGTTTCATTTCCATGGCCGCCTGAAGCGTCCAGTGGTGGTCCTGGGCAACGAGGCGGCCGTACGTGATTTCTGCGCCGGCTCGCCGAAGGGCCTTGTGGTGGAGCGATGGCGAGGATCGGTGCCGGCCGAGGCGATCGCGTCGACCCGCTTTCGCAGCAAGTACGATGTGGCCTTTCCCTGTTCGGCCCTGATGGCGGCAGAAGGGATGCCTTGA
- a CDS encoding cob(I)yrinic acid a,c-diamide adenosyltransferase — MARSHDDRPRLSRVVTRSGDRGETGLADGRRLPKQDIAIELLGELDELNARLGLLAVSLDDEPQRLDFVREQQQAVFDLGGFVAMGEMAEPSQLPSIERLEAWIEAANADLPPLREFILPGGSEAMARAHLARTGTRRAERLAWAWCSADEGAALATYLNRLSDAWFVFARLLDPAGRHTVYWRGASSEDASD, encoded by the coding sequence ATGGCCAGGTCGCATGACGATCGCCCCCGCCTGTCGCGAGTCGTCACTCGCAGCGGCGATCGTGGCGAGACCGGACTGGCCGACGGCCGGCGGCTGCCCAAGCAGGACATCGCCATCGAACTGCTGGGTGAGCTCGATGAACTGAACGCACGTCTCGGCTTGCTAGCCGTCTCGCTGGATGATGAACCCCAACGGCTGGACTTCGTCCGCGAGCAGCAGCAGGCGGTATTCGATCTGGGCGGTTTCGTCGCCATGGGCGAGATGGCCGAGCCGTCGCAACTGCCGTCGATCGAGCGTCTCGAGGCCTGGATCGAGGCGGCCAACGCCGATCTGCCGCCCCTGCGCGAGTTCATCCTTCCCGGGGGCAGCGAGGCCATGGCCCGGGCGCACCTCGCGCGCACCGGCACACGTCGGGCCGAACGGTTGGCCTGGGCCTGGTGTTCAGCCGACGAGGGCGCCGCGCTGGCCACCTACCTCAACCGGCTGTCGGATGCCTGGTTCGTCTTCGCCCGCCTGCTCGATCCGGCAGGGCGGCATACCGTCTACTGGCGCGGCGCGTCGTCGGAAGACGCCTCGGATTGA
- a CDS encoding YqcC family protein, whose amino-acid sequence MENVRPSTDQMLRQLDHIAHEMQQAGLWSDERPSDEALASPNPFCFDTLAFQEWLQWKFLPQMRELLEQFGTPPENCSMAPLAEHQFLELEEETDRLLAEIAEFDNLAWHFFNAR is encoded by the coding sequence ATGGAAAACGTTCGCCCCAGCACCGACCAGATGCTGCGTCAGCTCGACCACATCGCTCATGAAATGCAGCAGGCAGGCCTGTGGTCGGACGAGCGCCCCAGCGACGAGGCCCTGGCCAGCCCCAATCCGTTCTGCTTCGACACCCTGGCGTTCCAGGAGTGGCTGCAGTGGAAATTCCTGCCCCAGATGCGCGAGTTGCTGGAGCAGTTCGGCACGCCGCCTGAGAACTGCTCGATGGCGCCGCTGGCCGAGCATCAGTTCCTCGAGCTCGAGGAGGAGACGGACCGGCTGCTGGCGGAGATCGCCGAGTTCGACAATCTCGCCTGGCATTTCTTCAACGCCCGCTGA